A single Tenacibaculum sp. 190524A02b DNA region contains:
- a CDS encoding gliding motility-associated C-terminal domain-containing protein, translating to MQKTITNYILTITLILFNCQMAFSQCAGIDNTVIICNKELNENYKSFDLFNILNGSPETGGVWSANNPINEPALDNLNGLVNLWRINRFGEHKFTYTNTSCNETSEITIFLGGYPGEDNVDGGANACSDDTTVDLFTFLDNDLTDISADLNGTWEILPPKSTALLNENIFNAQAAGVGTYSFTYTVDEVETCTSRIANVVLEVHRAPESGKSTDIIICDTDDLSPYTNVNLFEQISGYDPNGIWIDVDSTNQITFPTDHIINIQEIYDNFGSGQYNFEYTVYPTHGVCPESVTRVTVKLPQISGKFLTTNQCLNNDGIDIDIIHSNPSNLNMSYDLTYEIVNNHTNQIIYTGTYTDIKVIKDTNAPDGPLITLPSNIFTAGNYTIRTSNISNLKGLICNSYTVTEDTFTILNANMSIEDKCYETDLINATISDLIDNSGNPSNDTVSISYLITDTTSKEQIVFNNQSVSFTDGQANLSINISAFTEQNSDYNIAISSASDPNLQCINLDFSVNRVPEDIKLDLQVDNTCNATDMKVIIDAPQLTNGTYVVSYEVTEIGNPTKLIENTITFTGGQANYNVDITNLNEGAYNVILKSTQNDMHPCRTQFDFEIQKNFSIGGIPDAPEIENETIFCLPDFLPNVPTLADITSTSPHTLKWYADETITTELPMNTVLVNGETYFASATNTNSNCESENRNQTTVILLSPQPVTSTNTNPIFCGITNPTITNLEAIANTGNLVWYDSATGGNLLTNDTPLTNTSIYYATESIQGCEYPNRLAFNVTVISPPTPVLEGTTLLCALANTTLLDFESSFTLNTNFDLVWYDSIDNEIPLDESDLLEEDITYYVVYKDSNTGCEGNRLPITVTLNNCNPEDYDFFIPDGFSPNNDGTNDQYYIPNIEYFYPDYQLEIFNRYGQSLFKGDINTPKWNGQNSASGNDVTNGVYFYILQYNKDNLAPKQGRIYLSK from the coding sequence ATGCAAAAAACAATAACAAATTATATTCTAACAATTACTCTAATTTTGTTTAACTGCCAGATGGCTTTCTCTCAATGCGCAGGGATTGACAATACTGTAATTATCTGTAACAAAGAGTTGAATGAAAACTATAAAAGTTTTGATCTTTTTAATATCTTAAATGGTTCTCCAGAAACGGGTGGTGTTTGGTCTGCCAATAACCCTATAAATGAACCTGCTTTAGATAATCTTAATGGACTAGTAAACTTATGGAGAATTAATCGTTTTGGAGAACATAAGTTTACTTATACCAATACTAGTTGTAATGAAACTTCAGAGATTACTATTTTTTTAGGTGGATACCCAGGTGAAGATAACGTTGATGGTGGCGCAAACGCTTGTAGTGATGATACCACTGTGGATTTATTTACTTTTTTAGATAATGACTTGACTGATATTAGTGCTGATTTGAATGGTACATGGGAAATTCTTCCTCCTAAATCAACGGCCTTATTAAATGAGAATATTTTTAATGCTCAAGCTGCTGGTGTAGGAACTTATAGCTTCACCTACACAGTTGATGAAGTAGAAACATGTACTTCTAGAATAGCAAACGTTGTCTTGGAAGTTCACAGAGCTCCTGAATCTGGAAAATCTACCGATATTATTATCTGTGATACCGATGATTTATCTCCTTATACTAATGTTAACTTATTTGAACAAATTTCTGGATACGATCCTAATGGAATATGGATTGATGTTGACAGTACCAATCAAATAACTTTTCCTACGGATCATATTATAAATATTCAAGAAATCTATGATAATTTTGGTTCTGGTCAATATAATTTTGAATACACTGTGTACCCCACACATGGAGTATGTCCTGAAAGCGTTACAAGAGTTACTGTAAAACTTCCTCAAATATCAGGTAAATTTTTAACCACTAATCAATGTTTAAATAATGATGGCATTGATATAGATATTATTCATAGTAACCCAAGTAACTTAAATATGTCTTATGATTTAACCTATGAAATTGTTAATAATCATACTAATCAAATTATCTATACAGGTACCTACACTGATATTAAAGTAATAAAGGATACTAACGCTCCTGACGGACCTTTAATAACCTTACCAAGTAATATTTTTACTGCTGGAAACTATACAATACGTACTTCTAATATTTCTAATTTAAAAGGATTAATTTGCAACTCTTACACCGTAACAGAAGACACTTTTACAATATTAAATGCAAATATGAGTATTGAAGATAAGTGTTATGAAACTGACCTTATCAATGCTACTATATCTGATTTAATTGATAACTCAGGAAATCCATCTAATGATACTGTAAGTATTAGTTATTTAATAACTGATACTACTTCCAAGGAACAAATTGTTTTTAATAACCAAAGTGTTTCATTTACAGATGGACAAGCGAATCTTTCAATTAATATTTCCGCTTTTACTGAACAAAATTCTGATTATAATATTGCTATTTCTTCAGCATCAGATCCAAATTTACAATGTATTAATCTTGATTTCAGTGTAAATAGAGTTCCTGAAGATATTAAACTTGACCTTCAAGTGGACAATACTTGTAATGCTACTGATATGAAGGTTATTATTGATGCTCCACAACTTACTAACGGAACTTATGTTGTAAGTTATGAAGTAACAGAAATTGGCAATCCAACAAAACTAATAGAAAACACGATAACATTTACAGGAGGGCAAGCAAATTACAATGTAGATATTACTAATTTAAATGAAGGAGCGTATAATGTAATACTTAAAAGTACCCAAAACGACATGCATCCTTGTAGAACTCAATTCGATTTTGAAATTCAAAAAAACTTTTCAATTGGTGGAATTCCTGATGCTCCTGAAATAGAAAATGAAACTATATTTTGTTTACCCGACTTCTTACCTAATGTTCCAACATTAGCTGATATAACATCTACAAGTCCGCATACATTAAAATGGTATGCTGATGAAACTATCACTACAGAGCTTCCCATGAATACAGTATTGGTAAATGGTGAAACTTACTTTGCAAGCGCTACCAATACAAATAGTAATTGTGAGAGTGAAAATAGAAATCAAACAACAGTAATTTTACTTTCACCACAACCTGTAACTTCCACTAATACCAATCCTATATTTTGTGGTATTACTAACCCAACTATTACTAACTTAGAAGCAATAGCAAACACTGGAAATTTAGTCTGGTATGATTCAGCTACTGGAGGCAATTTATTAACTAATGACACACCATTAACTAACACCTCCATTTATTATGCTACCGAAAGTATTCAAGGATGTGAATACCCTAACAGATTAGCTTTTAATGTTACTGTTATTTCTCCTCCTACTCCTGTATTAGAAGGCACAACACTTTTATGCGCTTTAGCTAATACTACCTTATTAGATTTTGAAAGCTCTTTTACTTTAAATACTAATTTTGACCTTGTTTGGTATGATAGTATTGATAATGAAATTCCTTTAGATGAATCTGACTTATTGGAAGAAGATATTACTTACTATGTTGTTTATAAAGATTCAAATACTGGTTGTGAAGGTAATCGACTGCCTATTACAGTTACTTTGAATAATTGTAATCCTGAAGATTATGATTTCTTTATCCCTGATGGTTTTTCTCCTAATAATGACGGTACAAATGACCAATATTATATTCCTAATATAGAATATTTTTATCCTGATTATCAATTAGAAATTTTCAACAGGTATGGACAATCTTTATTTAAAGGAGATATAAACACCCCAAAATGGAACGGGCAAAATAGTGCTTCAGGGAATGATGTAACCAATGGTGTTTATTTCTATATTCTACAATATAACAAAGATAATTTAGCTCCGAAACAAGGAAGGATATACTTAAGTAAATAA
- a CDS encoding type IX secretion system membrane protein PorP/SprF, protein MKKISLILTLIGSILTISAQQDPQYTQYMYNQNVINPAYVTNELGIVNFGFMHRTQWTNAVGAPKTYTFFAHTPITKKFEIGLSLITDNIGDGALKENNVYADFAYILQFNEDHKLSLGLKAGVTSLATNFTNFRFPDDDIITGFTTNDIAFDNQNTTVPNFGIGAFYFTDNYYVGISAPNLLNSKHLEDKNGLKSIGGEEIHFFMNAGYVFKLSDVVKLKPSMLLKAVKGSPLVLDTSINVLFNERFEGGLSYRINDSASAMFNVRATDFLRIGYAFDYTTSNLSNFNSGTHEVFVLFDFDLLGLKKGYDKSPRFF, encoded by the coding sequence ATGAAAAAAATAAGTCTCATTTTAACTCTTATAGGCTCAATCTTGACCATATCGGCTCAACAAGATCCACAGTACACGCAATACATGTACAATCAAAATGTTATAAATCCTGCATACGTAACTAATGAATTAGGAATTGTAAATTTTGGTTTTATGCATAGAACACAATGGACAAATGCAGTTGGAGCACCAAAAACATATACCTTTTTTGCTCATACTCCTATCACTAAAAAATTTGAAATAGGACTTTCTTTAATAACCGATAATATTGGAGATGGTGCATTAAAAGAAAATAATGTGTATGCTGACTTTGCTTATATTTTACAATTTAACGAAGACCATAAACTTTCTTTAGGTTTAAAAGCTGGGGTAACTAGTTTAGCAACTAATTTTACCAACTTTAGGTTTCCTGATGATGATATTATTACGGGATTTACTACTAACGATATTGCTTTTGACAATCAAAATACTACTGTGCCGAATTTTGGAATTGGCGCTTTTTATTTTACAGATAATTATTATGTTGGTATTTCTGCCCCCAACTTATTAAATTCAAAACACTTAGAAGACAAAAACGGACTTAAAAGCATTGGTGGAGAAGAAATTCACTTTTTTATGAATGCAGGATATGTTTTTAAATTAAGTGATGTAGTAAAACTAAAACCTTCTATGCTTTTAAAGGCAGTAAAAGGCTCTCCTTTAGTATTAGATACTTCTATAAATGTGTTATTCAATGAACGATTTGAAGGTGGTTTATCCTACAGGATTAATGATTCTGCTAGTGCAATGTTTAATGTTAGAGCTACCGATTTTTTACGAATTGGTTATGCTTTTGATTATACTACCAGTAATCTTAGTAACTTTAACTCTGGTACTCACGAAGTATTTGTTTTATTTGACTTTGATTTATTAGGATTGAAAAAAGGATATGATAAATCTCCACGATTTTTTTAA
- a CDS encoding OmpA family protein — MKKTIFILITFLFVQHTNAQINRDLKRANKLFERTFYYSAIPLYEKAIKNNKTFKAVKNLADAYYFTNNFDKAAIHYKYLIKYYKSLIKETHYVRYATVLKAQGKYNNAYNLLRRYYKKNDTKKLEELNRSEKYLDNIRAIGNRYTIKNLSLNTSSSEFGAIEKNGKIIFAAPKKQADNLAKRFGWTGNHYLDLYEINANEIHLGDSIAYPFSNAINTKLHESNIIFTKDGKTAYFTRNNFIKGKRKKDNKKVTHVQIFKAQFIDGSWKNITSLPFNDNSFSTEHPALSKDEKTLYFASDMVGGFGSFDLYAVSINSDGSYGTPRNLGSKINTDKKEQFPFVSDDDKLYFASNGHPSFGSLDIFVSTISNDSFSKPDNVGFPVNSGHDDFSFFINSATKEGFFSSNRPEGKGGDDIYKIVEQKPLIIEDCYQFISGIITDIDTREILANATIKLTNQDTKKATSVQTDTNGKFGFKVACKTEYLIKASKEGYESKQKTLLLLKERKKNNDASMALKSLEQIDREFKEQLALKKKKQEALRKKLALQLDLDKKKKTEEAIDKEKDIVKDKGQIIVKTDEINFDYNLWYLRRDAKKAIDKVIGLMKKYPDMIVEIGTHSDIRGNNRYNLELSQKRANSARTYFMEQGIEPDRISAIGYGENKPIIKCKTEESCSEEQHELNRRCEFIVKKIY, encoded by the coding sequence ATGAAAAAAACAATTTTTATACTCATTACATTTCTTTTTGTTCAGCATACAAATGCACAAATTAATAGAGACTTAAAAAGAGCTAACAAACTTTTTGAAAGAACTTTTTACTATAGCGCTATTCCTTTGTATGAAAAAGCTATAAAAAACAACAAAACTTTTAAAGCAGTAAAAAATTTAGCGGACGCTTATTACTTTACAAATAACTTTGATAAAGCAGCTATTCACTATAAATACCTAATTAAATACTACAAGTCTCTTATTAAGGAAACACATTATGTACGATATGCAACTGTATTAAAAGCACAAGGAAAATATAACAACGCCTATAACTTATTACGTCGTTACTATAAAAAGAATGATACTAAGAAGTTAGAAGAGTTAAACCGTTCAGAAAAATATTTAGACAATATTAGAGCTATTGGCAATAGATATACCATTAAAAACTTGTCTTTAAATACTTCTTCTTCTGAATTTGGAGCCATAGAGAAAAATGGAAAAATAATTTTTGCAGCTCCTAAAAAGCAAGCTGATAACTTAGCAAAACGTTTTGGGTGGACTGGAAATCACTATCTTGATTTATATGAAATAAACGCTAATGAAATTCATCTAGGCGATAGCATTGCATATCCGTTTTCTAATGCAATTAACACCAAACTACATGAGTCTAATATTATTTTTACCAAAGATGGAAAAACAGCGTATTTCACTAGAAATAATTTTATAAAAGGTAAACGTAAAAAGGACAACAAAAAAGTTACCCATGTTCAAATTTTTAAAGCACAATTTATTGATGGTTCATGGAAAAATATCACATCACTCCCTTTTAATGACAACTCATTCTCTACAGAGCATCCAGCATTAAGTAAAGATGAAAAAACCTTATATTTTGCTTCTGATATGGTAGGTGGTTTTGGCTCTTTTGATTTGTATGCTGTTAGTATTAATTCTGATGGTAGTTATGGAACTCCTAGAAATTTAGGCTCAAAAATAAATACAGATAAAAAAGAACAGTTTCCTTTTGTTAGTGATGATGACAAATTATATTTTGCTTCTAATGGGCATCCAAGTTTTGGTTCTTTAGATATTTTTGTTAGTACTATTTCTAATGATTCGTTTTCTAAACCTGACAATGTAGGTTTCCCTGTAAACTCTGGTCATGATGACTTTTCATTTTTTATTAACTCCGCAACTAAAGAAGGTTTTTTCTCTTCTAACAGACCAGAAGGAAAAGGCGGAGATGATATTTATAAAATTGTGGAGCAAAAACCTTTAATTATTGAAGATTGTTATCAATTTATTTCTGGAATTATTACAGACATTGATACGCGAGAAATATTAGCCAATGCTACTATTAAGCTAACGAATCAAGACACTAAAAAAGCCACTTCTGTTCAAACAGATACTAATGGAAAATTTGGTTTTAAGGTAGCTTGTAAAACTGAATACCTTATTAAAGCTTCTAAAGAAGGTTATGAAAGCAAACAGAAAACATTGTTACTTTTAAAAGAACGTAAAAAGAATAACGATGCTTCTATGGCATTAAAATCTTTAGAGCAAATAGATAGGGAGTTTAAAGAACAATTAGCTTTAAAAAAGAAAAAACAAGAAGCACTTAGAAAAAAATTAGCTTTGCAACTTGACTTAGATAAAAAGAAAAAAACAGAAGAAGCTATTGATAAAGAAAAAGATATTGTAAAAGATAAAGGTCAAATAATTGTTAAGACTGACGAAATAAATTTTGACTATAATTTATGGTATTTAAGACGTGATGCTAAAAAAGCCATAGACAAAGTAATTGGATTGATGAAAAAGTATCCAGACATGATTGTTGAAATTGGTACACATTCAGATATCCGAGGTAATAACAGATACAATCTTGAACTTTCTCAAAAAAGAGCCAATTCTGCAAGAACCTATTTTATGGAACAGGGTATTGAACCTGATAGAATAAGTGCTATTGGTTATGGTGAAAACAAACCAATTATTAAATGTAAAACAGAGGAGTCTTGTTCAGAAGAACAACACGAATTAAACCGACGTTGTGAATTTATAGTAAAAAAAATATATTAA